From the genome of Geminocystis herdmanii PCC 6308, one region includes:
- a CDS encoding DUF2996 domain-containing protein yields the protein MSEEAKTASSIEKPPAETKTPPAKKVKPPALEDKPFTEFMEQHFTPTLKTALEKQGLEDIQLDFVKAKIPIKGFESNPECWQVLGNLKNRQFSFYFLEENINGQKAFSCATDNQKPSTIESFMIDERKASLDLMVLFALKRLNGQKWLARN from the coding sequence ATGAGCGAAGAAGCTAAAACAGCATCATCTATCGAGAAACCGCCGGCGGAAACAAAAACCCCTCCTGCGAAGAAGGTTAAACCTCCAGCTTTGGAAGATAAGCCTTTTACGGAGTTTATGGAGCAACATTTTACTCCAACTCTCAAAACGGCTTTAGAAAAACAGGGGTTGGAAGATATACAACTGGATTTTGTCAAAGCGAAAATTCCGATTAAGGGTTTTGAGTCTAATCCTGAGTGTTGGCAAGTGTTGGGTAATCTTAAAAATCGTCAATTTTCTTTCTATTTTCTTGAGGAAAATATTAATGGACAAAAGGCTTTTTCTTGTGCTACAGACAATCAAAAACCGAGTACGATCGAATCTTTTATGATTGATGAGCGCAAGGCGAGTCTTGATTTGATGGTATTATTTGCCCTCAAGCGCCTAAATGGTCAAAAATGGTTAGCTAGAAATTAA